The proteins below are encoded in one region of Oncorhynchus clarkii lewisi isolate Uvic-CL-2024 chromosome 33, UVic_Ocla_1.0, whole genome shotgun sequence:
- the LOC139393081 gene encoding mitochondrial tRNA-specific 2-thiouridylase 1: protein MGVVRHVVCAMSGGVDSSVTALLLRRRGYHVTGVFMKNWDSLDENGVCSSEKDCEDAYKVCQNLDIPFHQVSYVKEYWHEVFTNLLKEYEKGRTPNPDILCNKHIKFNHFYNYAINGLGADAMATGHYARTSQEDEDVFQQSHVAPPPKHVFRDRFEIRNPVRLYQGADRFKDQTFFLSQISQDALRRTVFPLSGLTKDYVKKIAAEAGFQHVLKKKESMGICFIGERKFEDFILEYLEPKPGNFVSIEDGKIMGEHQGWFTLTLGQRARIGGQRDAWFVVDKDITTGEVFVGPTTNHPALFRDTVRTDRFHWITEDPPTELIQTKMMECHFRFIHQMPLTPCTVTLNMDGSVWIMLSHPIRALTPGQFAVLYKGDECLGSGKIVRLGPTEHTLQQGRDRMKEAPVAKERTPEPVS from the exons GGTACCACGTTACTGGAGTGTTTATGAAGAACTGGGATTCCCTGGATGAGAATGGGGTGTGTTCATCCGAAAAGGACTGTGAAGATGCCTACAAAGTGTGCCAGAATCTGGACATACCTTTCCATCAAGTGTCCTACGTCAAAGAGTACTGGCACGAAGTGTTCAC CAATCTTTTGAAGGAATATGAGAAGGGCAGGACACCAAATCCAGACATTCTGTGCAACAAACACATCAAATTCAACCACTTCTACAATTATGCCATCAACGGCTTGG GAGCTGATGCCATGGCGACAGGCCACTATGCCAGGACATCTCAGGAGGATGAAGATGTCTTCCAACAGAGTCATGTGGCTCCTCCCCCTAAACATGTCTTCAGAGACCGCTTTGAGATTCGGAACC CGGTGAGGTTGTACCAGGGAGCGGACCGTTTTAAGGACCAGACATTCTTCCTCAGCCAGATTTCTCAGGATGCTTTGCGGCGTACAGTCTTTCCCCTGTCGGGACTCACCAAAGACTACGTGAAGAAGATTGCAGCCGAGGCCGGCTTCCAACACGTCCTGAAGAAGAAAGAG AGTATGGGCATCTGCTTTATTGGAGAAAGGAAATTTGAGGATTTCATTCTAGAG TATTTAGAGCCAAAACCGGGGAACTTTGTCTCCATTGAGGATGGGAAGATCATGGGGGAACATCAAG GTTGGTTCACCCTGACACTAGGCCAAAGGGCTAGGATTGGTGGGCAGAGGGATGCATGGTTTGTTGTGGACAAAGACATTACTACTGGAGAAGTGTTTGTG GGTCCGACCACCAATCACCCGGCTCTATTCAGAGACACGGTACGAACAGATCGTTTCCATTGGATAACGGAGGACCCTCCCACTGAGCTGATCCAGACTAAGATGATGGAGTGTCACTTCCGCTTCATCCACCAGATGCCTCTCA CCCCTTGCACTGTGACCTTGAACATGGATGGCTCTGTGTGGATCATGCTGTCTCACCCGATCAGAGCACTCACACCAGGACAG TTTGCAGTGCTGTACAAGGGGGATGAGTGCCTGGGAAGTGGGAAGATCGTCCGTCTGGGCCCCACAGAGCACACTCTCCAACAGGGGCGAGACCGCATGAAGGAAGCCCCTGTGGCCAAGGAGAGGACTCCGGAACCAGTCAGCTGA